The Monomorium pharaonis isolate MP-MQ-018 chromosome 5, ASM1337386v2, whole genome shotgun sequence genome segment aCTAGATGTTTGTGTGCAATGGGGGAGACTCTTTTCAGAAGAGCAAACAGAATGTCTCCATCACGCAGCAACGTTTCCATGCCCTGGCTATAATAGCcaataagatatttatcgCAAATCGCTACAAGACACCAAAACGCTTGCACCGCCGGCATATGCATCAGCAGAAACGCGGCGATAGGCGCTTGAGCCTGGCAGTAGCCCACTTTGCTATTTAGGATCGAGTACGCCTTGAGAACCTGAAACAATTCCTGCTGTCCAGGCGCATTCTCAACAAACATCTCATGATGCGGGAACTGGCGATGAAGATCTTTTTTGATATCCTCTATGTATTTGGGATCACCAGGTCGTTTGATCAGCTCTTCATACAAATTCGGATTTTCATTCATTAGAAGCTGACCGCCGCACAGGTTTAACCAGGCACGCAGTCTTACGGAAGGTGGTATACCCTTGCGACACCTCTCACGGACTTTACGATAATTCGTGGTCATGAAGAGGCTCCAGTTGTTCAGCATCTGTAtccattttctctctcttcgcaGTATCACATCAGGCGGAATGGCCTGTTTCCTATTCCagttataaagttatataaaataatattaatttatattaaaataaaatttaattttcttaaaattgtattaaattaatttattaaattatcacataaaaaaattacctttCTGGACTATATTGCGAACCACCCAGGAATCCATGACGATCAGGTACAGTGGAAATCACCGAACCTTGACATATACTACTGGCTTCTGACTCTGTTTCCCCATTCAACTCTTCCTCATCGTTCCGTGTTACAATCGAGGCAGTCATAGGCATTTTTCTACTCttctgaaaaatattgtttgtaatatacacacacacacacacacacacacacacacacacacacacacacacacacacacacacacacacacacacattataaacaatataaatacaaaatataaaataaacataaatataaatgctaacatattaatatattttaaaaatatttaaaaagttgtttgttttaaaacaattatatatatatatttataaaaaagtgttttttatagtaaaaggatttttataATAGCCTAATTTCATACAATTCATACAAATTTcagtaataacaaataaccGATCagtatgcaaaattaaaaaagtaaactacaataAACAActgtttgtttaaaataatgtctaaattttttgctcaaaATATGTGAGTTCTATATATGTTGCTTGTTAAATTTGATGTTgagaaatttcttatttaattctcataagttttttttgtCAGCAAAAGGCAACAAAtaaatagcaaataatttatacattactcattttttaaatttgtttagtgtacatacttttttatagtattttaatattaaactatcCAGCGActggtaatttttttatggctaaagcaaaaaaatttttatcagtaaaAAATGGCAAATAATTGGTAAAAAGAAGGGGAGAAGAAAACTAAAATCgccaaaaagcattttaaaaaagctttcaagctttaaaacccgttttggattttgtttttataatgattttttccTAAGTTTCAGCGGTTTGAAAATAGCCTAAATTTTCGGTATACGAAAAGTGTTCCCTATTCTTTGAGTAGTATAGTTtacaagtaattattattattgttaataatagaTACAAAAAGTATAGGAGCATAAAGCCAATTGATTTCACACTCAGACCCCTTACATTTCTGAAACCATTCTTATATTCAACTTAAAATTTGTTGGTGATTAATGTTTCATCATAAGGTATCATTTGATATACAATTCGGTTAAAAATTTGCGGACCACAAAACAAGCAATTGTAAAATtctctttataaaattcaaaatgataaATCAAATGATAGAATATGGCTAATGGAATTTCctaaaattgcaga includes the following:
- the LOC105833634 gene encoding TBC1 domain family member whacked isoform X2, coding for MPMTASIVTRNDEEELNGETESEASSICQGSVISTVPDRHGFLGGSQYSPERKQAIPPDVILRRERKWIQMLNNWSLFMTTNYRKVRERCRKGIPPSVRLRAWLNLCGGQLLMNENPNLYEELIKRPGDPKYIEDIKKDLHRQFPHHEMFVENAPGQQELFQVLKAYSILNSKVGYCQAQAPIAAFLLMHMPAVQAFWCLVAICDKYLIGYYSQGMETLLRDGDILFALLKRVSPIAHKHLKKQKMEPILYMTEWFLCVYTRTLPWESILRIWDMFLCEGVKIIFKVGLILLKGSLGRTSLTKRCPTTYETLQVLRNPPQHIMEEEALVYQIYSVSVCHDDFWY
- the LOC105833634 gene encoding TBC1 domain family member whacked isoform X1; this translates as MPMTASIVTRNDEEELNGETESEASSICQGSVISTVPDRHGFLGGSQYSPERKQAIPPDVILRRERKWIQMLNNWSLFMTTNYRKVRERCRKGIPPSVRLRAWLNLCGGQLLMNENPNLYEELIKRPGDPKYIEDIKKDLHRQFPHHEMFVENAPGQQELFQVLKAYSILNSKVGYCQAQAPIAAFLLMHMPAVQAFWCLVAICDKYLIGYYSQGMETLLRDGDILFALLKRVSPIAHKHLKKQKMEPILYMTEWFLCVYTRTLPWESILRIWDMFLCEGVKIIFKVGLILLKGSLGRTSLTKRCPTTYETLQVLRNPPQHIMEEEALVYQIQRLNLSEEDFEYENQRQMLKRKVEKKTANRTD